From the genome of Chania multitudinisentens RB-25, one region includes:
- a CDS encoding ATP-grasp fold amidoligase family protein, translated as MVKKKIKDVIRDVIRMMLGRRFYTFLRFIIVHKYRPRFNNPKTFSEKIVYRKFHSDAQALSVLVDKHEVRKFVANTIGNEYLIPLIKVKDILEPADFIDLPKQFVIKTSNGGGGENVMIVRDKDSIDISKTCKKFNLYLKHKVGSKIDELFYDISKPKIIFEELIVNENGEIPTDFKVHVFNSMDDPVIYIQVDSDRFGDHKRSIYNEDLNRQDFKIQPKYSEIGDDFIFPGNMQELISKAKILSQGFKYVRVDMYNINGRILFGEMTFCHASGWEPIRPVYADYMLGKLWEEYN; from the coding sequence ATGGTGAAGAAAAAAATAAAGGATGTGATTAGAGACGTTATTAGAATGATGCTTGGTAGGCGTTTTTATACATTCTTGCGTTTTATTATTGTACATAAATACAGGCCAAGATTTAATAACCCAAAGACTTTTTCGGAGAAGATAGTTTACAGAAAGTTTCATTCGGATGCTCAAGCATTATCAGTTTTGGTCGATAAACATGAAGTTAGAAAATTCGTGGCCAATACAATCGGAAATGAATACTTAATTCCATTGATAAAAGTTAAAGATATATTAGAGCCTGCAGATTTTATTGATTTACCAAAGCAGTTCGTAATAAAAACCTCAAATGGTGGTGGAGGCGAAAATGTCATGATTGTTAGAGATAAAGATTCTATCGATATATCAAAAACATGTAAGAAGTTCAATTTATATTTAAAGCATAAAGTTGGGTCTAAAATAGATGAGCTTTTTTATGATATATCTAAGCCAAAAATTATTTTTGAAGAGTTAATTGTGAATGAGAACGGTGAGATCCCTACTGATTTTAAAGTGCACGTTTTTAACTCTATGGATGATCCTGTCATATATATTCAAGTTGATAGTGATAGATTTGGAGACCATAAACGCTCAATTTATAATGAGGATTTAAATCGTCAGGATTTCAAAATCCAACCTAAGTATAGTGAGATTGGCGATGACTTTATTTTCCCTGGAAACATGCAGGAGCTAATAAGTAAGGCGAAAATATTATCACAAGGATTCAAATATGTAAGAGTAGATATGTATAATATAAATGGAAGGATTTTATTTGGTGAAATGACATTTTGTCACGCAAGCGGTTGGGAACCGATTAGGCCAGTATATGCAGACTATATGTTAGGAAAACTGTGGGAAGAATATAATTGA
- a CDS encoding serine O-acetyltransferase, which produces MIKNKEDYRRYLEADKRNLKVSSTLRSYFFNDVWIYQKRLRRAEYYNNCSKNVIMKVITRIMYLRKGRQLGFSIPLNTFSEGLSIAHYGTIAVNGKARIGSNCRIHACVNIGASATDSSCAPKIGNNCYIGPGAKLFGGIQLGDNVSVGANAVVNKSFPDDVILAGIPAKIIANRKLNRSI; this is translated from the coding sequence ATGATAAAAAATAAAGAAGACTATCGTCGTTATTTAGAGGCTGATAAAAGAAACCTCAAGGTAAGTAGTACATTGAGAAGTTACTTTTTTAATGATGTCTGGATATATCAAAAAAGATTAAGACGTGCGGAATATTATAATAATTGTTCAAAAAATGTAATTATGAAAGTAATTACTAGGATTATGTATCTCCGTAAAGGTAGACAATTAGGTTTTTCCATACCACTGAATACTTTTTCTGAAGGGCTCTCAATAGCACACTATGGAACTATTGCTGTTAATGGTAAGGCAAGAATAGGGAGTAATTGCAGAATCCATGCTTGTGTTAATATTGGAGCTAGTGCTACAGATAGCTCATGCGCGCCTAAAATTGGTAACAATTGCTACATAGGACCAGGGGCAAAGTTATTTGGAGGGATTCAACTTGGCGACAATGTTAGTGTAGGTGCTAACGCAGTGGTTAACAAAAGCTTTCCAGATGATGTGATTCTCGCTGGTATACCTGCGAAAATCATAGCAAATAGAAAATTAAATAGGTCGATATGA
- a CDS encoding acyltransferase — MLGYIKRKMLLRLYGKIKYARTLGVRIGKDCRIYIDKWGTEPELIEIGDNVTITGETVILTHDGSTCLVKNDNGNRYYRYAGVKIGNNVFIGYRSIIMPGVEIGNNVVVAAGSVVTRSVKSNSVVGGNPARFIRSFDEYMNKVISMHDLNNRH, encoded by the coding sequence ATGCTGGGTTATATTAAAAGAAAAATGCTGTTGAGATTATATGGCAAAATCAAATATGCAAGAACTCTGGGCGTTAGAATAGGCAAAGACTGTCGCATATATATTGATAAATGGGGAACCGAACCTGAACTAATCGAAATAGGTGATAACGTAACTATAACAGGAGAAACAGTAATTTTAACGCACGATGGTTCTACATGTTTAGTTAAGAATGACAACGGTAACCGTTACTATAGATACGCAGGAGTAAAAATAGGAAACAATGTTTTTATTGGATATCGAAGCATTATTATGCCTGGAGTCGAAATAGGTAATAATGTCGTTGTCGCTGCTGGTTCTGTTGTAACACGGTCGGTGAAAAGTAATAGCGTTGTTGGTGGTAACCCTGCGCGATTTATAAGGTCTTTTGATGAATATATGAATAAAGTTATTAGCATGCATGACTTAAATAATAGGCATTAA
- a CDS encoding glycosyltransferase, translating to MQINLLINSLKGGGTEKVCSLLASKMVYLEYQVNLFVLDSEGCDYYINDKVNVVFLGKAGTIRSFPKLVHLIRNYDIQSILVFNHELALVLFFCKFILMKNVRIISRINNTLSYSIKLKKKSYRIFVGLMMKLFYKKMDFYIFQSEGIKKDVLSNFGVKDNYVVINNPVRIPKKDNIVRSKNSMLYIGRLVRQKNIIDILKAHKLLIERGKDIYLDIVGDGPELDKLTTYCHEENILNRVNFHGHIKDVSRFFSGATVTILSSLNEGFPNVLLESLSHGTPIVSYDCPSGPEEIILDGVNGFLVEYLNHQKLAVSIEKALQHTWDEALIFKTIEKYKEDNIISEYINVFKRNSK from the coding sequence ATGCAAATAAACTTACTTATTAACTCGCTGAAGGGGGGAGGTACAGAGAAGGTTTGTTCACTACTTGCAAGTAAAATGGTTTACCTAGAATATCAGGTTAACTTGTTTGTTCTAGATAGTGAAGGTTGTGATTACTATATCAATGATAAAGTAAATGTTGTTTTTCTCGGAAAAGCCGGAACTATTCGTAGTTTTCCTAAATTAGTTCACCTCATCAGAAATTACGATATACAGTCCATTCTGGTTTTTAATCACGAATTGGCCTTGGTTTTATTTTTTTGCAAATTTATTTTGATGAAAAATGTGAGGATTATATCTAGAATAAATAATACACTATCCTACTCGATAAAGCTTAAGAAAAAAAGTTACAGAATTTTTGTTGGATTGATGATGAAGTTATTTTATAAAAAAATGGACTTTTACATTTTTCAATCCGAGGGCATAAAAAAAGATGTTTTAAGTAACTTTGGTGTTAAGGATAACTATGTGGTTATTAATAACCCGGTTCGAATTCCAAAGAAAGATAATATAGTACGTAGTAAGAATAGCATGCTTTATATAGGTCGTCTTGTCCGCCAGAAGAATATAATAGATATCTTAAAGGCTCACAAATTACTCATCGAAAGAGGTAAAGATATTTACCTTGACATAGTTGGAGATGGCCCTGAACTCGATAAATTAACTACTTACTGTCATGAAGAGAATATCCTTAATAGAGTTAATTTTCATGGGCACATAAAAGATGTATCTAGGTTTTTTTCAGGGGCAACAGTCACTATATTATCTTCATTAAATGAGGGTTTTCCAAATGTTTTGCTAGAATCTCTATCTCATGGGACACCTATTGTTTCATATGATTGCCCTAGTGGGCCTGAGGAGATTATTTTGGACGGGGTAAACGGTTTTTTAGTTGAATATTTAAATCACCAAAAACTTGCTGTTAGTATAGAAAAAGCACTTCAGCATACCTGGGATGAAGCTCTTATTTTTAAAACCATTGAGAAATACAAAGAAGATAACATTATAAGTGAGTATATAAATGTCTTTAAAAGAAACAGTAAATAG
- a CDS encoding glycosyltransferase family 4 protein — MSLKETVNSKMVFIDSYYKGLYGAPRSMLALAKGLADEGNAVEIITTKYDILATEAKKEGVKCVIFNTPSVLLMSRRSVNLFNRFYYVFTLFFFWISIVFKYSLGKYNTICVNDIRSFLLFMPLLFLNGKKIIWYIRINDRVKFITKIAAFLSSKIVIISSDCINVFSLKEQEVYKKKIFLVHTGFQITKPSIDAFLNKSHADTDKVFITVGSICKRKNQIAIIEAFSNIDAENKYLYILGSPATEADYSYNDELLFKIKMLNIADKVSLIPHTPYVLNYLRMADFFLFASHQEGLPRVVVEALLSGCYVISAKVDGVNDIIKNKNLGIVTTYSASSGFFAEEFLSLIENVYEMDHDKEYRRHFIEENFSLAAYVKNFINVVNVQR; from the coding sequence ATGTCTTTAAAAGAAACAGTAAATAGTAAGATGGTTTTTATTGATAGCTATTATAAAGGTCTCTATGGCGCACCTAGGAGTATGCTCGCCTTGGCTAAAGGATTAGCTGATGAGGGGAATGCAGTAGAAATAATCACTACAAAGTACGACATTCTTGCAACTGAAGCGAAAAAGGAAGGGGTGAAATGTGTTATTTTTAATACACCATCCGTTTTATTAATGTCACGGCGGTCTGTTAATTTATTTAATAGGTTCTATTATGTATTCACACTCTTCTTTTTTTGGATCTCAATTGTCTTCAAATACTCTCTTGGTAAATATAATACTATATGTGTGAATGACATTCGTAGCTTTTTATTATTTATGCCATTATTATTCTTGAATGGAAAAAAAATAATTTGGTATATAAGAATTAATGACAGGGTGAAATTTATCACGAAAATAGCTGCCTTCCTATCAAGTAAAATAGTAATTATCTCCAGTGATTGCATAAATGTTTTTTCGCTTAAGGAGCAGGAGGTATATAAGAAGAAAATATTTCTCGTGCATACAGGATTTCAAATTACAAAGCCATCTATAGATGCTTTTTTAAATAAAAGCCACGCTGATACTGATAAGGTTTTTATCACTGTTGGTAGTATTTGCAAAAGGAAAAATCAAATTGCTATTATTGAAGCATTTAGTAACATCGATGCTGAAAATAAATATTTATATATTTTAGGTAGTCCAGCAACTGAAGCTGACTACAGCTACAACGATGAGTTACTTTTTAAAATAAAAATGTTAAATATTGCCGATAAGGTTAGCCTTATTCCACATACACCTTATGTCCTTAACTATTTGAGAATGGCGGATTTCTTTCTGTTTGCAAGTCATCAAGAAGGATTACCTAGAGTCGTTGTTGAGGCACTGCTTTCGGGATGTTATGTTATATCAGCAAAAGTTGATGGTGTTAATGATATTATTAAAAATAAAAATCTCGGCATTGTTACAACATATTCTGCATCATCTGGTTTTTTTGCAGAGGAATTTCTTTCTTTGATCGAAAATGTCTACGAAATGGATCATGACAAGGAATATAGGAGGCATTTTATTGAAGAGAATTTCTCTTTGGCTGCCTATGTCAAGAACTTTATCAATGTTGTTAATGTGCAGAGGTGA
- the wzc gene encoding tyrosine-protein kinase Wzc produces MSEKNRVNISKNEKNDEIDLKRLLGEIIDNRWLIIAVTSVFLTLGILYSLLATPIYRADALVQVEQNAGNSLLKNINQMLPNGQPDSAPEIELLKSRMILSKTVDDLNLGTVVEQNYFPIFGRGIARITKKPEGRLAISRLRLPTEWENDPTIEIKVKDDKHFILNKNGEVFAEGTVGVLLKKGDFSVLVSDLDAEPNTSFTITQVSELAAINSILDAFNVQDKGKNTGVLGLSYTGSNPALNQKILNNITNNYLAQNVERKSEEDARSLDFLREQLPKVRGALDTSENLLNKYRQQNDSVDLSLEAKSVLDSIVAVDAQLNELTFKEAEISKLYTREHPSYRALLEKKKVLEEERDKLNKRVSNMPKTQQEILRLSRDVQSGQEIYMQLLAKEQELSISKASTIGNVRVIDHAITQDIPVQPRKLVIIVLSFVLGGLCSIGYVLVRSFLYSGIESAEQLEELGINVYASVPLSEWQRKQDLSFAKSRKSKQKNSDLSSLLAFCNPSDLAIEAIRSLRTSLHFAMIESTNNILMISGASPGIGKTFISTNLAAVIAQSGQKVLFIDSDMRKGYAHELMGSDGKYGLSDILSGKLDIQEAIQENKYDNFDFIARGQIPPNPSELLMHSRLSELLEYVAEKYDLVLIDTPPILAVTDAAIIGKLAGTSLMVARFELNSPKEVEVSVRRFEQNGIDIKGVILNAVLKKSANYYNYSYDYYS; encoded by the coding sequence TGTATAGCTTGCTGGCAACGCCTATTTATCGTGCTGATGCACTGGTACAAGTAGAGCAGAATGCAGGAAATTCATTGTTAAAAAACATTAACCAAATGTTGCCAAATGGCCAGCCAGATTCAGCTCCAGAGATTGAATTATTAAAATCTAGAATGATTTTAAGTAAAACAGTTGACGATTTAAATTTAGGCACTGTAGTAGAGCAGAATTACTTTCCTATTTTTGGTAGAGGGATTGCGCGTATAACTAAAAAGCCGGAAGGCAGGCTTGCTATCTCAAGGTTAAGGCTTCCTACTGAGTGGGAAAATGATCCTACTATTGAGATTAAAGTAAAAGATGATAAGCATTTTATTCTTAATAAGAATGGTGAGGTTTTTGCGGAAGGTACGGTGGGGGTTTTGTTAAAGAAAGGAGACTTTTCAGTACTTGTTAGCGATCTGGACGCGGAGCCTAATACATCATTCACTATTACCCAAGTTTCGGAGTTAGCAGCAATTAATTCTATCTTGGATGCATTCAACGTTCAAGATAAAGGCAAGAATACAGGGGTACTAGGGTTAAGTTATACGGGGAGCAATCCAGCGCTGAATCAAAAGATCTTGAATAATATTACTAACAATTATCTTGCGCAGAATGTTGAAAGGAAATCTGAAGAAGATGCCAGAAGTTTGGATTTTTTACGTGAGCAATTACCTAAGGTTCGGGGCGCGCTTGATACTTCTGAAAATTTATTAAATAAATACCGGCAACAGAATGATTCTGTTGATCTTTCTTTAGAGGCTAAATCTGTATTAGATTCTATTGTCGCTGTTGATGCGCAATTGAATGAGTTGACGTTTAAAGAAGCGGAAATTTCTAAATTATATACAAGGGAACATCCATCATATCGTGCACTTTTAGAAAAAAAGAAAGTTCTTGAAGAAGAACGCGATAAGCTGAATAAACGAGTGAGCAATATGCCGAAAACTCAGCAAGAGATTTTAAGGCTAAGTCGTGATGTTCAATCTGGGCAAGAAATATATATGCAGCTTTTAGCTAAAGAACAAGAATTGAGTATATCTAAAGCAAGTACTATAGGCAATGTTAGAGTTATTGATCATGCAATCACGCAAGATATTCCTGTTCAACCACGTAAATTGGTAATAATTGTATTGAGCTTTGTACTTGGTGGGTTATGTTCTATTGGTTATGTATTAGTTCGTTCATTTCTATATAGTGGTATTGAAAGTGCTGAACAACTAGAGGAGTTAGGAATAAATGTTTATGCTAGCGTTCCATTATCTGAGTGGCAACGTAAGCAGGATTTGTCATTTGCGAAAAGCAGGAAAAGTAAGCAGAAAAATAGTGACTTAAGTTCATTGCTTGCATTTTGTAATCCTTCTGATTTGGCAATTGAAGCAATAAGAAGCCTACGCACCAGCTTGCATTTCGCTATGATTGAGTCGACGAATAACATTCTGATGATTTCTGGTGCTAGCCCAGGTATTGGAAAAACTTTTATCAGTACCAACCTTGCAGCAGTAATAGCCCAAAGTGGACAAAAGGTATTATTCATCGATAGTGATATGCGTAAAGGGTATGCGCATGAATTGATGGGGAGCGATGGTAAATACGGCTTGTCAGACATTTTATCCGGCAAGTTGGATATCCAAGAGGCGATTCAAGAAAATAAGTATGATAACTTCGATTTTATTGCACGTGGGCAAATTCCTCCAAATCCTTCTGAGTTGTTGATGCACTCTCGACTTTCTGAATTATTGGAGTACGTTGCGGAAAAGTATGACTTGGTGTTGATAGATACGCCGCCGATTCTTGCTGTCACTGATGCAGCGATCATTGGTAAGCTAGCCGGTACTTCTTTAATGGTTGCGCGTTTTGAACTAAACAGTCCCAAAGAAGTTGAGGTCAGTGTTAGACGTTTTGAACAAAATGGAATTGATATTAAAGGTGTAATTCTAAATGCTGTCTTGAAGAAGAGTGCTAACTACTATAATTACAGTTACGACTACTATAGTTAG
- a CDS encoding lipopolysaccharide biosynthesis protein yields the protein MSYLWVSIEKIGLVVIRLLLIVILSRYLTPSDLGLYSMVAFIVAISNIIIDSGLSGAIIQKKNINTDDYYDTTFSFNLAVAFILSSLIFLFAPYISRFYGYKELENIVRVLSVTIILKSIATTQIAIMTRQLQFKPQVFIFLFSAIIASILSVVLALQGFGYWSLVLPQLIESLIIAVLFFSLSSYKPRIGFSKDKFLELYSFGGRLMASSIIFSLYSNIVNILVGKNFGSSMSGYFFQAQRVNDLYTNTLTLIADKTLFPKLSKLENKGEFLLFTNFVIPKFCIIGFSVPTFIYINTDFFVETLFGKQWDHTIPLLKILTLSSFGIIIESYLRCLMKSQGQGKLILKLEVYKRIFGIITLCVSSLFGLEAIVWSILTLSIINSSVNTYFSANMLNVTIRSLAILPMYPMLFSALLIGLVKLIAVDDKVFLVLLSTIFYVTTIALYMYFSFKGEKK from the coding sequence ATGTCATATTTGTGGGTTTCAATTGAAAAAATTGGGCTGGTAGTTATTCGGCTTCTGTTAATTGTTATTTTATCAAGATATTTGACTCCAAGTGATCTTGGCCTATATTCGATGGTTGCATTTATAGTTGCAATTTCCAATATAATAATTGACTCTGGATTGTCAGGAGCAATAATTCAAAAGAAAAATATCAATACAGATGATTACTATGACACAACATTTTCATTTAATCTTGCTGTTGCATTTATTTTATCATCGTTGATATTTCTTTTTGCACCGTATATATCAAGATTCTATGGCTATAAAGAACTTGAAAACATTGTTAGAGTGCTCTCAGTTACTATAATATTAAAATCTATCGCAACAACACAAATTGCGATAATGACCAGACAATTACAGTTTAAGCCCCAAGTATTTATTTTTTTATTTTCTGCAATAATCGCATCTATATTATCTGTTGTGCTGGCGTTACAGGGGTTCGGGTATTGGAGCCTTGTATTACCTCAGTTAATAGAGTCACTAATTATTGCTGTTTTATTTTTTTCCCTTAGTTCATATAAGCCAAGAATAGGTTTTTCTAAAGATAAATTTCTTGAACTTTATTCATTCGGCGGACGACTGATGGCGTCATCAATAATATTCTCACTTTATTCTAATATAGTTAACATCTTAGTAGGTAAGAATTTTGGTTCAAGTATGTCAGGTTATTTTTTTCAAGCACAAAGAGTTAATGATCTTTACACAAATACTCTGACATTGATAGCTGATAAAACGTTGTTCCCAAAATTATCAAAGCTAGAAAATAAAGGGGAGTTTTTATTATTTACAAATTTCGTTATCCCTAAGTTTTGCATTATAGGTTTTTCTGTACCAACGTTCATATATATAAATACAGACTTTTTCGTGGAAACTTTGTTTGGAAAACAATGGGATCATACGATACCGTTACTGAAAATTCTCACATTGTCATCTTTTGGCATTATTATTGAAAGTTACCTACGGTGTTTAATGAAGTCGCAAGGTCAAGGGAAGTTAATTCTTAAATTAGAAGTTTATAAAAGAATATTCGGGATCATTACTTTATGTGTTTCCTCTTTATTTGGTTTAGAGGCTATTGTATGGTCTATTTTAACTCTTTCAATTATTAACTCATCAGTTAATACATACTTTTCGGCTAATATGTTAAATGTCACTATACGCAGCTTAGCTATCTTACCTATGTATCCTATGCTCTTTTCTGCACTTTTAATAGGGCTTGTTAAACTTATTGCTGTAGATGATAAGGTTTTTTTAGTGTTATTATCGACGATTTTTTATGTAACTACTATAGCGCTATATATGTATTTTTCTTTCAAAGGAGAGAAAAAATGA